A region of the Longimicrobium sp. genome:
GACGAGCGCCGCGTCTTCCGCGTCGATCTCGACGTCGGGCGCCGCGGGGCCGCCGCGCTCCAGGAGCGCCGGTGCGTCATGGTCCAGGTCGATCCACTCCGCGTCGTCGGCGAGCGCGCGGAAGCGGTCTTCGCCGAAGAGGATCGAGGGGCGCGCATCGGCCAGGATGGGCGCGAGCTCAGCCGCGGCGAGGCGCCAGTTGAGCGGCACCAGCGCCGCTCCCACGCGTCCGCAGGCGAAGAAGAGCGCCGGGACTTCGTGCCGGTTCCCGGAGAGCACCCCCACCAGGTCGCCGCGCCCGATGCCGCGGGCGCGCAGGAGGGCGGCCCAGCGGTCCGCCGCCGCGTCGAGCTCCGCGTAGGTGAGGCGCTCGCCGCGGGTGCGGTCGACCAGCGCGACCCGCGCGGGCGCCTGCCTCCGCCAGAAGCGCAGCGGATCGGGGTGCACGGGAAAGGCGGTGCGGCTCATCGCGTGTGGGCCAGGAAGAAGCGGAGCATCTCGCGCGTCGCATCCGGACCGCGCACGTCCGTGTAGGTGCCTTCAGCGGAGCCGCCGGACCAGGCGTGGCCGAGCCCTTCCACCATCCACAGCTCCAGGAATGGGCCGTACACGTCACGGGTCGCACGCAACCCGCCGGTCTCCATCTCCGAACGCTGGAAGTCCTTGAGGCCGCCCGCGCGTGCCCACAGCGCCGCGAGCTGGCGCCCGTTAATCGGCGCGACCACCGGGTCCGACGCGCCGTGGAATACGATCAGCGGCACCGCCCGTTCCACACGTAGCGAGTCGGGTGCAGCCGAGCCGTTCCGCATTACCGCGAGCGCCTGCGGGACCGCGGTGGCGGCGCGGTACGCGATGCCAGAGTGCGCGCCCGCGGCCGCAAAGAGCTCGGGGTACGCAGCCGCCGTGTTGATGGCCATCGCCGCGCCGGCCGAGATGCCGGCCACGTACACGCGCTTCGCATCTACGGGACGCGCCGCCATCACCTCGCGCGCGATGCCGGCGACCAGCGCGGGCTCGCCGCCGCGCGCCTGGTGGGCGGGATCGTACCACGTCCAGCATTTCTGCGGGTGCAGCGCGCCGGTCTGCTCGGGATACGCGACGATGACCCGCTCCTCCGCCGCGGCCTCGTTGAAGCGGGTGCCCCGCGCGAAGTCGTCGGGGTCCTGCGTGCAGCCGTGCAGCATCACCACCAGCGGCGCCGGGCGCGATGCATCCACGCCGGCGGGGACGAATAGGCGGTAGCGGCGCGTTCCCGCATCGCTGGTGTGGGTGTGCCACTCCCAGCTTCCGGAGGTGTCCGCGGGCGCTGCGGCCAGCATCGATGCGGCGGTCATGGCAAGAAGTGGTGCGGTGGTCATCTGTTGCGTAAATTCGATTGCGAAAGGTGCAGAACGGCAGGCTTCCTATGGAGGCGCAGATGAGGATCAGGCTCCTCATCTACGCCTCGCGTGAGTCCACCGGAGGCCTCTTTCGACGGATTACCTCCGGCGCGTCAGAATCCGAATGCCCAGAGTGCCTCGGCGTACGGTCCCGCCCAGTCTCCGCTGCGTTCCGTCCAGCCGTAGAAGTTCGACCAATCCCAGAAGCACTCGCGTCCGGGTCTCCCTTTCCGGCTATATGCGCAGTAAGTCAGGTACCCCGAGTAGCCGTCGCCGAGGTTGGCATTGGGAAGCACTTCCACCGTGAAGTAGGAGTTGTACGTGTTGTAGTAATTCCCGTCGCAGTTATCCCAGTAGTATGCTCCCTCGTCACACGAGATCCAGCTGTCGTAGTTGGCGTGCTTGTCCTCGGCCACCCATACCAGCGGCCGGGCTCGAGGCGTCCCCTCTGGATAAGTCAGCCACCAGTCCTCCACGGTTTGTGTGGCGTCGGTCAAAGCACCCCAGTGCGCGGAGAGCGTTGCGCGGAAGAGGAGCCACCGGCCACCCGGTTCGGATGGTGGCACCACCTGGATGATAATGAACTCCGAGTCGCCGTGGTGGGCCTTGAAGCCGCCCGACGGTGATCCCCCATCCTCATGATACGAAAGGGCATAGAAGATCCGCAGGTGCTTTTCGTACCCCGACTGAGGGTTGCGCACCTTGGCCACCGCCCAGTACGGCTCCCGCTCAAGGTTGTCGTCGTTCGGGCTGACTGCTAGGAACGGCCTAAACGTATTGGCGACTTCGTATTCGCACTGATCATTTATCCCATCGTTGTCCGCGTCCTGCGAGGGGTCGGAGCTCACGAAGCAGGAGTGCCTGTCGTATCCGCTGGGCACCGCCACGCCCTCAGCCGGAGCCGGGGGCGGCCCATAGGGGCATTGGGCCGTCCATTCCGGGGTGCAACTTGGATCGCACAGGTATGGGTCGGTCGCGCAGGGGTCCACGTACTGCACCCCGAACTCGGCTTCACGGGTGCTCACGGTCCTCCCCATCTTCCGCCCGGCTGCGCGCAGGGCCGCCTCTGGATCCGCGCCGAATGACTGTTCCGCGGGGTAGATGGCGAGAATTGCGAAAGGGTTGCGCTCCTGGACGGGAACCGATACCACTTCGCCGCTCGTCCGGTAACCCCGCAGTGCGAGCGAGGTGCGGAGTACTTGTGAGCGAGGCCGCGCGCTCCCGATTACCACCATGGAGTCGGACCCGCCCCAGCGCGCCCTGTCCAGCGCGATCGGGAGCCACAGCTCCAGTGGAGAGGGGCCATCGAGACCGGCCAACAGCTCCGTCACCCTTACCCCGACAGCCACCGCGGCCGCATCCGCGATATCGCGGCCGTGGGGTCCGCGCAGGTAGCTGTTCAGGTGGAGCTTGTGCTTCGGAAAGGGGCTGTCACGCAGATCCGCCAGCACCTTCTGCCGCGACCGGGATCCCCGAGAGCGACGGCGATTCCCCTTGCCAGCTGGTCCACTCTGGCGGAATCTGCACCGCGGGCGGCCGTAGCCGAAAGCGGCGCTGCAGCGCGATGGGTCGGCAGCTGGTCCGAGCACCCCTGCAACGAGAGCAGAAGGCCGGTGATGAGGGTCCAACTCCGTGTAAGGCGGGGCATGATAGCTCCTGCGTTTGGAGTTGTTGTGGGGCCGTTGGAACCCCACAGGACACGCGCCGCGGAAAGCGGACGCACGTGTTACCGGTGCGGCGGGTGTCTCACAACAGGCGCCGTGTCGGGGTGCCGCGTGCACGGGACCTGCGGAACACCTCACCTGCTGTTACGACCCGAGGGGCGTCGGCGAGTGCCGGCGCCCCGTTCAGCAAGCTACTTCGTGTCAAAGCGCAGGCCGAGGAAGACCATCGTGCCGATCTCCGGCATGTTGATCATCTCGATGTGGCGCTGGTCGAAGCCGCACCCGCTCTCGTCCGTGTCCGCCGTCCCCGGATTGTCGCTGGCGCAGCCGAACAGGTTGTTGACTCCCAGGTTGATCGCCGAGCGGAAGCGTGGCACCCGATATCCGACGTTTAGGTCCAGCGTGGAGAAGGTTGGGATGCGGCCCTTGTTGATCCCCGAGTTGAACTGGTAGCCGTTCACGTAACGCGCCGTCAGGCCACCCTGCCAGTTGCCCAGATCCCGCAGGCGGGTACCCAGCGTCCACTTGGTGCCCGGGGAGTTGAGCGCGGTCGCCTCAACCTCGCCCGGGACCTTGGTGTCGATCCCCGAGATGCCGTCCAGCTCCACCAGCGACACAGTGCCGGTAAAGTCCACGTTTCGGCTCAGCACGTAGTTCGCCGAGACGTCGGTGCCCCGGATCGTCGCCTCACCAAGGTTGAAGTAGGTGAGCACGCGCTGCGGGTTCCCCTGCTCGTCCACCAGCGGCTTCCCGTCAGCGCCGAACGCGGTGGTGGCCGCACCGCCCGCAGCGAATGGGTTGGCGATCAGCGTCAGCGGGCTCATGAAGTTCTTGTAACGGCTGTAATAGGCGGCCACGTCCACGAACAGCCGCCCGTTGATCAACGCTTTGTAGCCCACCTCCCAAGTGCGGTTCTCCTCCGGCTCCATCGGGCGGTAGCCATGGATGGAGTCACCCGCGGCGTTGCGCACGGTGAAGCCGGAGGGGTTGCCGAACACGCCGAAGGTGGGCGCGAAGTTGGGGATGTAGAAGTTGGTCTGCAGCGTGGACGGGCTCTTGAAGGCGCGGTTGTAGAAGGCGCGCACCGAGTGCCCCTCCACCGGGGTGAAGACGAGGCCGGCCTTGGGCGAGAACTGCGCGTCGTAGTTCTCGTGGTCGTCGTAGCGCCCCGCCAGCAGCAGCTTGAGCTGCGGAAGGAGCGGCGTCTCCGTCTGCGCGTACACGCCGCGCTGGTCGATGGTCAGGTCGTCGCCGGTCAGGCGGTCGGTGAGCCACTGGCGCTCGCTGCTCACCACGTCGTGCCTCACCTGCGCGCCCCACACCACGCTGGTGTTGAGGAGCGGGCGGACGCGGAAGTTGTTCTGGAACTCCGCCGCGAAGATCTGCCCGTTGCTCGGCCAGTCCGACATCTGGCGGATCTGCTCGTCCGTCTGCGAGGCGAGCGCCGGAGCGGCGCGGAAGGTGGTGTAGCGGTTGGCAGCGTAGCTCTTCCCCGCGTCCGACTCGGTGTGGTACGCGGTGAAGTAGAAGCGCGGAAAGGTGGCCTTGAACTGCTGCGTCTGGTACGTCCAGTCCACCAGCTGGTTGCGGCCGACGTTGGTCTGCCCCACGCCGTTGGTGCGGCTCCACCCGCCGTTCAGCTCGAACTGCGCGTCGCCGCGGTAGTAGACGGCGGCGCCGTACGCGCGCGCCACGTCGCTGTCCCAGTTGAGCCCCGTGCTGTCGCCCACCGAGGTCTCCATGGGCGAGGTGGCGGCGGCCGTGGCGCGGATGCGGTTGGACCAGTCGTTGAACTGGTTGTACTCGCCCGCCAGCTTGTAGCCGAAGCTGCCGCGCACGGCGGCGTGGCGCATCTGCACGTCGGTGTACTGGCGGCTCCCGCCCGCCACCTCCACCTGCGTGCCCGGGTACTCGCGCGGGTCCTTGGACTGCAGCGTCAGCACGCCGTTGGAGGCGTCGGCGCCGTACAGGGCGGAGCCGGGGCCCACCACCACCTCGATCCCCGCCAGGTCGATCTTGGGGATGGGGGTGAAAGCGCCCACCGGCAGCCCGTTCTCGGGAAGCACGGCGATGCGGCCGTCCTCCAGCATCAGCATGCGGTTGTTGAAGGAGGAGTTGAAGCCGCGCGCGTTGATCCCCACGCTGGTCACCCCCACCTGCACGAAGTCCAGCCCGTTGGCCTGCTTGAGCGCGCCCACGAACGAGCCCCCGGCCAGGTTGTCCAGCACCTCGGGCCCCACGCGCGTCACGGTCACCGGCGCCTCCGACCGGCGCTCGGCGCGGCGCGACGCGGAGACGACGAGCCCGTCCAGCTCAACGGGCGAGCTCTCCAGCCGGACGGCGACCAGCGCCTCCTCGCCCGCGGCGACGGTGACGTCGTGGGTCTTCGCCAGGAAGCCGGCGCGCGACACGCGCAGCTGGCGCGGCCCCGCAGGGACGCCGGTGAGGGTGAACTGCCCCAGGGCGTTGGTGGTGGACCCGTAGCGGGTGCCGACCACCGTGACCTGCGCGGCGCGGATGGCGTCGCCGTCGGGGCCGGCGACGGTCCCCCGCACGGTGCCGCTCTGGGCGGCGGCGAGGGCCGGCATGGCGGCCATGCAGGCCGCCGCCAGGAGTGCGCGCCAGGGGTGGCGCCGGGTGCTGCCGTTCATGAGAAGATCTCGCCTGTTGTGGGAACGTGTGCGCGGCCGCGGCCGCTTCCGCGCGGTTGGTCCATCACTGCCCGTCCTGCTCCGGCACCATCACCACAGCTTCTCCGTCCACCACCTTTTCGCCCGCCTGGTTCTGCACCCAGGTGGCGAGCCTCACGCGCCGCTTTGCCGCCATCGTCTCCAGCACCTCCACCCTCGCCGTCACCGTGTCGCCGATCCGCACCGGGCGCAGGAACCGGAGGCTCTGCGACAGGTAGATCGTCCCCGGGCCCGGGAGGCGCATGGCGAGCACGGTGGAGATGAACGCTGCCGACAGCATCCCGTGCGCGATCCGGCCTCCGAACGGCCCCTTCTCCGCCGCCACCGCGTCGAGGTGCGCCGGGTTGAAGTCTCCCGTCACCCCCGCGAACATGACGACGTCCGCCTCCGTCACCGTCTTGCTGAACTCCGCCGTCATGGCGACGGCGATCTGGTCGAATTTCACGGGAAGAAAAGTGCGTGAGTGCGTGAGTGCGCTTGCTGTGACTGTTTTCGAGGCACGCGGATTCCCCCTCTCCCCGGCCCTCTCCCCCGCAAGCGGGGGAAAGGGTGCACTTCGTCCAGCGCCATCATCATCGTAGGGGCGCGATTCGTCGCGCCCGCCCCATCCCCCACCACGAACCCCGCCCCGCTGCCGCATCCCGCAGGGGCAGACCTGCGTGGCTGCCCACCCTTCTGCCCATCCCCATTCCCGCCGCACCGCACAAATCCACGTGCCCCAGTCCGCGAAGGCGGACTTTGTGCTGTTGTTGCAGCGAGTTCACTCGCCACGGCCGTCACACCGCCATCACCAGCCGCACGTCGGCGTCGATCTGCTCCACCGCGCGCGCCCGGGTGAGCCACGAGACGCCGAAGAAGACCAGGATCGAGAGGACCAGCGAGAGGCCCGAGACGGAGACGCCCGTGGGGAAGGAGTACGCCTTGAAGTACGAGAGCGTCTCAAAGGTCAGCGTGATCCCCAGCCCCGTGAGGATGGAGGCGATCGCGCCCTCGCGGGTGGCGCCCTCCCAGTTGAGGCCGATGGCGAGCGCGGGGACGAAGGTGGAGGCGAAGAGGCCCCATCCAAAGATCCCCAGGAACGCCACCACCGCACCCGGCAGCAGCGCCAGCGCCGCCGCCGCCAGCGAGATCGCCACGGTGGAGAGACGGCCCCAGAGGAGCTCGTTCTTCACCTTGCGGCCCAGCGACACCGGCAGGTCGTGCGTGATGGCCGCGGCGCCCACGCTCATGAACGAGTTGACCGTGCTCATGATGGCCGCCGCCACGCCCGAGAAGACCAGCGCCGCCAGCCACACCGGCACGTAGCGCAGCAGGAAGAAGGGCGTCGCATCGTCTGGACGCGTGAGGGGGGCGAGCTGCCCGCTCGCCACCAGCGCCTTCACCGCCACGCCAACGCCGAAGTAGAGGAGCATGCTCAGCACGAGCGCGAGCGTCACGAGCAGCGGATACCACTTGAGGCGGCGCGGGTCGCGCAGCATGTAGAACTTGTGGATCACGTGGGGCTGCCCCATCGAGCCCACGCCAAAGACGAAGAAGAGCGAGAGGGCGGCGAGCGGACCCATCTTGCCGAAGGGCCCCAGGAACGCCGGATCCGCGGCGAGGATGGTGGTCGAGATCCCAGACATCCCCCCGCCCACCTTGAGCGTGAAGAGGAAGACGAGAACCGACGCCACCGCCATCAGCGTCCCCTGGAAGACGTCCGTGTAGACGCCGGCCAGGATGCCGCCCGCCACCGAGTACGCCAGCACGATCGCCATCCCGATCCACACCCCCGCAGCCAGCCCGGTGCCGAAGATGGAATCGATGACGAGCCCCAGCGCCAGGAGGTTGGTGGCCATGTAGCCGACGACCGCGATCAGCAGCGCCACCGCGGAGAGCCCCTGCGCCGCCGGCGAGCGGTAGC
Encoded here:
- a CDS encoding PHB depolymerase family esterase, with product MTTAPLLAMTAASMLAAAPADTSGSWEWHTHTSDAGTRRYRLFVPAGVDASRPAPLVVMLHGCTQDPDDFARGTRFNEAAAEERVIVAYPEQTGALHPQKCWTWYDPAHQARGGEPALVAGIAREVMAARPVDAKRVYVAGISAGAAMAINTAAAYPELFAAAGAHSGIAYRAATAVPQALAVMRNGSAAPDSLRVERAVPLIVFHGASDPVVAPINGRQLAALWARAGGLKDFQRSEMETGGLRATRDVYGPFLELWMVEGLGHAWSGGSAEGTYTDVRGPDATREMLRFFLAHTR
- a CDS encoding TonB-dependent receptor, whose translation is MNGSTRRHPWRALLAAACMAAMPALAAAQSGTVRGTVAGPDGDAIRAAQVTVVGTRYGSTTNALGQFTLTGVPAGPRQLRVSRAGFLAKTHDVTVAAGEEALVAVRLESSPVELDGLVVSASRRAERRSEAPVTVTRVGPEVLDNLAGGSFVGALKQANGLDFVQVGVTSVGINARGFNSSFNNRMLMLEDGRIAVLPENGLPVGAFTPIPKIDLAGIEVVVGPGSALYGADASNGVLTLQSKDPREYPGTQVEVAGGSRQYTDVQMRHAAVRGSFGYKLAGEYNQFNDWSNRIRATAAATSPMETSVGDSTGLNWDSDVARAYGAAVYYRGDAQFELNGGWSRTNGVGQTNVGRNQLVDWTYQTQQFKATFPRFYFTAYHTESDAGKSYAANRYTTFRAAPALASQTDEQIRQMSDWPSNGQIFAAEFQNNFRVRPLLNTSVVWGAQVRHDVVSSERQWLTDRLTGDDLTIDQRGVYAQTETPLLPQLKLLLAGRYDDHENYDAQFSPKAGLVFTPVEGHSVRAFYNRAFKSPSTLQTNFYIPNFAPTFGVFGNPSGFTVRNAAGDSIHGYRPMEPEENRTWEVGYKALINGRLFVDVAAYYSRYKNFMSPLTLIANPFAAGGAATTAFGADGKPLVDEQGNPQRVLTYFNLGEATIRGTDVSANYVLSRNVDFTGTVSLVELDGISGIDTKVPGEVEATALNSPGTKWTLGTRLRDLGNWQGGLTARYVNGYQFNSGINKGRIPTFSTLDLNVGYRVPRFRSAINLGVNNLFGCASDNPGTADTDESGCGFDQRHIEMINMPEIGTMVFLGLRFDTK
- a CDS encoding MaoC family dehydratase, with translation MKFDQIAVAMTAEFSKTVTEADVVMFAGVTGDFNPAHLDAVAAEKGPFGGRIAHGMLSAAFISTVLAMRLPGPGTIYLSQSLRFLRPVRIGDTVTARVEVLETMAAKRRVRLATWVQNQAGEKVVDGEAVVMVPEQDGQ
- a CDS encoding sodium/proline symporter gives rise to the protein MMIVLQTAGLPKLAQPTIVAVAVVYFVIVAAIGVWATRRTRTASDFFVAGEGIGLIALTLAAMSATLSGFAFIGGPGLVYATGLGAMFLMLPATVTASMTSWALAKRMRLLAEVRGVITVPDAVGARYRSPAAQGLSAVALLIAVVGYMATNLLALGLVIDSIFGTGLAAGVWIGMAIVLAYSVAGGILAGVYTDVFQGTLMAVASVLVFLFTLKVGGGMSGISTTILAADPAFLGPFGKMGPLAALSLFFVFGVGSMGQPHVIHKFYMLRDPRRLKWYPLLVTLALVLSMLLYFGVGVAVKALVASGQLAPLTRPDDATPFFLLRYVPVWLAALVFSGVAAAIMSTVNSFMSVGAAAITHDLPVSLGRKVKNELLWGRLSTVAISLAAAALALLPGAVVAFLGIFGWGLFASTFVPALAIGLNWEGATREGAIASILTGLGITLTFETLSYFKAYSFPTGVSVSGLSLVLSILVFFGVSWLTRARAVEQIDADVRLVMAV